One Peribacillus simplex NBRC 15720 = DSM 1321 genomic region harbors:
- the disA gene encoding DNA integrity scanning diadenylate cyclase DisA produces the protein MTDKKGYEKTKLEILQIVAPGTPLREGIENVLRANTGGLIVVGYNEKVRTIVDGGFEINCNCTPSTLYELAKMDGAIILNETADKIIFANAQLVPDNSTPSTETGMRHRTAERVARETKSLVVAISQRRNVITLYQGNFRYALKDIGVILAKANLAIQTLEKYKVVLQQSISVLGALEFEEIVTYADLLQVFHRYVMVLRIKAELLTYLNELGTEGRLIRLQMNEILADIETEGKWLIKDYTSSNDENPEEIIFRLQELAMQEKLDESILLKVLGYHGYIHLDESVHPRGYRILHKIPRLPGLIIENLVKQFGSFSEVNKATVENLDDVEGIGEVRANKIKEGLRILKNQLVTNRRM, from the coding sequence ATGACAGATAAAAAAGGGTATGAGAAAACAAAATTGGAAATTCTGCAAATTGTAGCTCCGGGTACCCCGCTTCGGGAGGGTATTGAAAATGTCCTGAGGGCAAATACAGGTGGTTTGATAGTCGTCGGATATAACGAGAAGGTGCGAACGATCGTAGATGGCGGCTTCGAAATCAACTGCAACTGTACCCCAAGCACATTATATGAATTGGCGAAGATGGACGGGGCCATCATTTTAAATGAAACTGCCGATAAGATCATTTTCGCAAATGCCCAATTAGTGCCGGATAATAGTACACCTTCCACTGAAACGGGAATGCGTCATAGGACAGCGGAACGTGTGGCAAGGGAGACCAAGTCGTTGGTCGTCGCAATTTCACAACGCCGGAATGTCATCACTTTATATCAAGGCAATTTCCGGTATGCCCTTAAAGATATAGGAGTCATACTTGCTAAGGCTAATTTAGCCATCCAGACCTTGGAAAAATACAAGGTGGTCCTGCAGCAGAGCATATCGGTTTTAGGAGCGCTCGAGTTTGAGGAAATTGTGACCTACGCCGACCTTTTGCAGGTATTTCACCGTTATGTAATGGTGCTCAGAATCAAGGCGGAGCTATTAACGTACCTTAATGAGCTTGGGACGGAAGGAAGATTGATCCGTTTGCAAATGAATGAAATCCTGGCAGATATTGAAACGGAAGGGAAATGGCTTATCAAGGATTATACCTCCAGTAATGATGAAAATCCTGAGGAAATCATTTTTAGGCTTCAAGAGTTGGCCATGCAGGAAAAACTGGATGAAAGCATTCTTCTAAAGGTGCTGGGCTATCATGGATACATACATCTTGATGAGTCAGTACATCCCCGTGGTTACCGTATTCTTCATAAAATCCCACGCTTGCCGGGTTTGATCATCGAAAATTTAGTGAAACAGTTCGGAAGCTTTAGTGAAGTCAATAAAGCAACGGTTGAAAACCTTGACGATGTGGAGGGTATAGGCGAAGTCCGGGCCAATAAAATCAAAGAAGGACTCCGCATTTTAAAAAATCAACTGGTCACAAATAGAAGGATGTAA
- the radA gene encoding DNA repair protein RadA: protein MAVKKKTKFMCQSCGYESAKWMGKCPGCGEWNKMVEETEIVKPARKGAFTHSEVRGSGEREKAAPITTIQSEKEPRIKTDLMELNRALGGGIVQGSLVLIGGDPGIGKSTLLLQVSSQLAHKQKKVLYISGEESVKQTKLRADRLGTMSENLFVYAETDMDYIQQAITDVKPDLVIIDSIQTVYHSEVTSAPGSVSQVRECTASLMRIAKTNGIAIFIVGHVTKEGAIAGPRLLEHMVDTVLYFEGERHHTYRIIRAVKNRFGSTNEMGIFEMKEHGLEEVANPSEIFLEERSQGASGSTVVASMEGTRPVLVEIQALISPTSFGNPRRMATGIDHNRVSLLMAVLEKRVGLLLQNQDAYLKVAGGVKLDEPAIDLAVAISIASSFRDKPTNPTDCIIGEVGLTGEVRRVSRIEQRVQEAAKLGFERVIIPANNIGGWTAPKGIKIVGVSSVSEALKQTLGG from the coding sequence ATGGCTGTAAAGAAGAAAACGAAATTTATGTGTCAGTCTTGTGGTTATGAGTCCGCGAAATGGATGGGGAAATGTCCAGGATGCGGTGAATGGAACAAAATGGTCGAGGAAACCGAAATCGTTAAACCAGCTAGAAAAGGCGCTTTTACCCATTCAGAGGTTAGAGGTTCCGGGGAACGGGAGAAGGCAGCACCCATAACGACTATTCAATCAGAAAAAGAACCACGGATTAAGACGGATTTAATGGAATTGAATCGTGCTCTTGGGGGCGGGATCGTACAGGGATCCCTTGTATTGATTGGTGGGGACCCGGGTATCGGTAAGTCCACCCTGCTTTTACAGGTATCATCCCAATTGGCGCATAAACAGAAAAAAGTGCTTTATATATCAGGTGAAGAATCAGTCAAGCAGACCAAATTGAGAGCGGACCGGCTTGGGACCATGTCGGAAAATCTATTCGTTTATGCTGAAACCGATATGGACTACATCCAACAGGCAATTACAGATGTAAAACCGGATTTGGTCATTATTGACTCCATTCAAACGGTATACCATTCAGAGGTTACATCTGCCCCAGGAAGCGTTTCACAAGTGAGGGAATGCACAGCCTCACTCATGCGCATTGCTAAAACGAACGGGATCGCGATTTTTATCGTCGGACACGTTACAAAGGAAGGGGCCATTGCGGGGCCACGGCTGCTTGAGCACATGGTTGACACCGTATTATATTTTGAAGGAGAAAGACACCATACATATCGAATTATACGTGCGGTCAAAAATCGCTTTGGTTCGACGAATGAGATGGGTATTTTTGAGATGAAAGAACATGGATTGGAAGAGGTCGCGAATCCATCGGAAATTTTCCTTGAAGAACGGTCGCAAGGAGCTTCGGGCTCCACAGTCGTCGCATCCATGGAGGGCACAAGGCCAGTGCTTGTAGAAATTCAAGCATTGATTTCACCTACGAGTTTTGGCAATCCAAGACGAATGGCCACGGGAATTGACCACAATCGAGTTTCGCTTTTAATGGCTGTTCTGGAAAAGAGAGTTGGATTGCTGCTCCAAAACCAAGATGCGTATTTAAAGGTTGCTGGTGGCGTCAAGCTGGATGAACCGGCAATTGACCTCGCTGTTGCAATAAGCATTGCATCAAGCTTCCGTGATAAACCAACAAACCCTACCGATTGCATCATTGGTGAAGTGGGGCTGACTGGGGAAGTAAGAAGGGTTTCACGAATTGAACAAAGGGTGCAGGAAGCAGCGAAGTTAGGGTTTGAGCGGGTTATAATACCGGCTAATAATATAGGAGGATGGACCGCGCCGAAAGGTATTAAGATCGTTGGTGTTTCATCGGTTTCGGAGGCTCTTAAACAAACGTTAGGGGGTTAA
- the clpC gene encoding ATP-dependent protease ATP-binding subunit ClpC, producing the protein MMFGRFTERAQKVLALAQEEAIRLGHNNIGTEHILLGLVREGDGIAAKALYALGLGPEKIQKEVENLIGRGQDTAQTIHYTPRAKKVIELSMDEARKLGHSYVGTEHVLLGLIREGEGVAARVLNNLGVSLNKARQQVLQLLGSNESGGHQGSAASNASTPTLDGLARDLTAIAREGSLDPVIGRGKEIQRVIEVLSRRTKNNPVLIGEPGVGKTAIAEGLAQQIINNEVPEILRDKRVMTLDMGTVVAGTKYRGEFEDRLKKVMDEIRQAGNIILFIDELHTLIGAGGAEGAIDASNILKPSLARGELQCIGATTLDEYRKYIEKDAALERRFQPIQVDEPTILESIQILKGLRDRYEAHHRVSITDEAIDAAVKLSDRYISDRFLPDKAIDLIDEAGSKVRLRSYTTPPNLKELEVKLDDVRKEKDASVQSQEFEKAASLRDTEQRLREQLEETKKTWKEKQGQENSEVTVDDIAHVVSSWTGVPVTKLAQTESDKLLNMESILHDRVIGQEEAVIAVSKAVRRARAGLKDPKRPIGSFIFLGPTGVGKTELARALAESIFGDEDAMIRIDMSEYMEKHSTSRLVGSPPGYVGYEEGGQLTEKVRRKPYSVVLLDEIEKAHPDVFNILLQVLEDGRLTDSKGRTVDFRNTILIMTSNVGASALKTDKYVGFNIQDTGQDYKNMKGKVMEELKRAFRPEFLNRIDETIVFHSLEKDHLKQIVTLMSNQLTTRLKEQEIYLELTDAAREKIATEGFDPEYGARPIRRALQKHVEDYLSEELLKGNVKKGQTVVMDVVNNEFAIRQGEPVNVSE; encoded by the coding sequence ATGATGTTTGGTCGTTTTACTGAAAGAGCCCAGAAAGTATTAGCATTAGCCCAAGAAGAGGCAATCCGTTTAGGTCATAATAATATTGGTACGGAACATATTTTACTGGGCCTGGTCCGAGAAGGTGATGGTATTGCAGCCAAAGCGTTATATGCTCTTGGATTGGGCCCGGAAAAGATTCAGAAAGAAGTGGAAAATTTAATCGGCCGTGGACAGGATACGGCTCAAACGATACATTATACCCCAAGAGCCAAGAAAGTGATTGAGCTTTCCATGGATGAGGCAAGAAAATTAGGTCACTCATATGTTGGGACAGAGCATGTTCTTCTAGGTCTTATACGAGAAGGGGAAGGTGTAGCTGCCCGCGTATTGAATAATCTGGGAGTAAGTTTAAATAAAGCTCGACAACAAGTATTACAACTCTTGGGCAGCAATGAATCAGGTGGTCATCAAGGTTCAGCCGCTTCAAATGCAAGCACGCCGACACTGGATGGCCTAGCCCGTGATTTAACGGCGATTGCCAGGGAAGGAAGCTTGGATCCCGTTATCGGAAGAGGTAAGGAAATACAGCGTGTCATTGAGGTATTAAGCCGTCGTACGAAAAATAACCCCGTATTAATCGGTGAACCTGGGGTAGGTAAAACAGCCATTGCTGAAGGGCTTGCCCAACAGATTATCAATAATGAGGTACCTGAAATTTTACGTGATAAACGCGTAATGACACTTGATATGGGTACTGTAGTGGCTGGTACTAAATACCGTGGTGAATTTGAGGACCGATTGAAGAAAGTTATGGATGAAATACGTCAGGCGGGTAATATCATCTTATTCATCGATGAATTGCATACATTGATTGGTGCAGGTGGTGCAGAAGGTGCCATTGATGCCTCCAATATCCTTAAACCATCATTGGCACGTGGTGAATTACAATGTATCGGTGCTACAACTTTAGATGAGTACCGTAAGTATATTGAAAAGGATGCTGCGCTTGAACGTCGTTTCCAGCCAATCCAAGTCGATGAGCCGACTATTTTGGAATCCATCCAAATTCTCAAGGGGTTGCGTGACCGTTATGAGGCACATCACCGCGTATCGATTACTGACGAAGCGATTGATGCCGCAGTCAAATTATCAGACCGTTATATTTCCGATCGCTTTTTACCGGATAAAGCGATTGACTTGATTGATGAAGCTGGTTCCAAGGTTAGGCTGCGCTCATACACAACGCCACCTAACTTAAAGGAACTTGAAGTGAAGTTAGATGATGTTCGTAAGGAAAAGGATGCTTCCGTTCAGAGCCAGGAATTTGAAAAAGCTGCTTCGCTTCGCGATACAGAACAACGCTTAAGAGAACAATTGGAAGAAACGAAAAAAACTTGGAAAGAAAAACAAGGGCAGGAGAACAGTGAAGTGACTGTGGATGACATTGCACACGTCGTATCCAGCTGGACGGGAGTGCCAGTCACTAAATTGGCGCAAACAGAGTCAGACAAACTGCTTAATATGGAGTCAATCCTCCATGATCGTGTTATTGGGCAGGAAGAGGCCGTCATTGCGGTTTCTAAAGCAGTACGACGTGCAAGGGCAGGTTTGAAAGATCCTAAACGTCCAATTGGTTCATTCATCTTCTTGGGACCTACAGGGGTCGGTAAAACCGAGCTGGCCCGTGCTTTAGCCGAATCCATTTTTGGTGATGAAGATGCCATGATCCGCATCGATATGTCCGAATATATGGAGAAACATTCGACTTCACGTCTTGTTGGATCCCCTCCAGGATATGTTGGATACGAAGAAGGCGGTCAGTTAACGGAAAAAGTGCGGAGGAAACCATACTCGGTCGTTCTGCTTGATGAAATAGAAAAGGCGCATCCGGATGTCTTCAATATTCTTCTTCAAGTATTGGAAGACGGAAGACTGACAGATTCCAAGGGGCGTACTGTTGATTTCAGGAATACCATTCTGATTATGACATCGAATGTAGGGGCGTCGGCCTTGAAAACTGATAAGTATGTCGGCTTTAACATCCAGGATACTGGCCAGGACTATAAAAATATGAAAGGGAAAGTGATGGAAGAACTCAAACGTGCATTCCGTCCGGAATTCCTGAATCGTATTGATGAAACTATCGTGTTCCACTCATTAGAGAAGGATCATTTGAAACAAATCGTTACATTAATGTCAAATCAGCTTACTACCCGTTTGAAAGAACAGGAGATTTACTTGGAGCTGACAGATGCGGCTAGAGAAAAAATTGCTACGGAAGGTTTTGATCCGGAATATGGGGCACGACCAATCCGCAGGGCGCTTCAGAAGCATGTAGAAGATTATCTATCCGAAGAGTTACTTAAGGGCAACGTGAAAAAAGGGCAAACGGTCGTAATGGATGTCGTGAATAATGAGTTTGCAATCCGACAAGGCGAGCCTGTTAATGTAAGTGAATAA
- a CDS encoding protein arginine kinase, which translates to MSLEKFVENALSSWMSAEGPEIDIVLSSRIRLARNFKDFTFPTSFSNEEAKKIIELVKKRIEEEVTPEIGKLELLEIDQLQPLEKRVLVEKHLISPHLVEDSAKSACLLSENEEISIMINEEDHLRIQCLMSGLQLKETLKIANVLDDWIEESIDYAYDEERGYLTSCPTNVGTGLRASVMMHLPGLVLTQQMNNIIPAINQLGLVVRGIYGEGSQALGNIFQISNQITLGKSERDIVEDLTSVVQQIIAQERSARDALARTSHIQLEDRIFRSYGILSNARIIETKEAATCISDVRLGIDLGYIKNISKSILNELMILTQSGFLQKYAGGPLRPHERDIRRAALIRERLNFTEHSSS; encoded by the coding sequence ATGAGCTTGGAAAAGTTTGTAGAAAACGCCTTGAGTTCCTGGATGAGTGCCGAAGGGCCGGAAATCGATATTGTATTGAGTTCGCGGATTCGGCTGGCTAGGAATTTCAAAGACTTTACCTTCCCAACCTCCTTTTCTAACGAAGAAGCTAAAAAAATCATTGAATTGGTCAAAAAAAGAATCGAAGAGGAAGTAACTCCAGAGATTGGAAAACTGGAACTTTTAGAGATTGACCAATTGCAGCCACTGGAAAAGCGCGTTCTTGTTGAAAAACATTTAATCAGTCCTCATTTAGTTGAAGACTCAGCGAAAAGCGCATGTCTCCTTTCAGAAAATGAAGAAATAAGTATCATGATAAACGAGGAGGATCATCTCCGTATTCAATGTTTAATGTCGGGGTTGCAGCTAAAGGAAACCTTAAAGATTGCAAATGTTCTTGACGATTGGATTGAAGAATCCATAGACTATGCATATGATGAAGAAAGAGGTTACCTAACTAGTTGTCCGACTAATGTGGGAACAGGATTAAGGGCTTCAGTCATGATGCATCTTCCGGGCCTGGTCCTTACACAACAGATGAATAATATCATACCGGCTATCAACCAATTGGGGTTGGTGGTTCGAGGGATTTATGGAGAGGGCAGTCAAGCGTTAGGAAATATTTTTCAAATCTCTAATCAAATTACTCTTGGAAAGTCGGAAAGGGATATCGTTGAAGATTTAACAAGTGTAGTGCAACAAATCATAGCTCAGGAACGGTCAGCGAGGGATGCATTAGCAAGGACTTCCCACATACAATTAGAAGATAGAATTTTCCGTTCATATGGGATTTTGTCCAATGCTCGAATCATCGAGACCAAGGAAGCTGCTACTTGTATCTCCGATGTTAGGTTAGGGATAGATCTTGGGTATATAAAAAATATATCTAAAAGCATTCTAAATGAGTTGATGATTTTGACGCAGTCGGGATTTTTACAAAAGTACGCAGGTGGCCCTTTAAGACCCCATGAAAGGGATATCCGTAGAGCAGCACTCATCCGGGAACGCTTGAATTTCACGGAACATTCCTCCTCATAG
- a CDS encoding UvrB/UvrC motif-containing protein, whose product MICQECHQRPATLHFTKIINGIKTEVMICEKCAQEKGEMFMDAGGPGFSINNLLAGLLNMESNIQQTKANAFPKTEERRCPHCHRSYKEFVHIGKFGCAECYKTFNEQLNPILKRVHSGNTAHIGKIPKRIGGTIYLRKQILDLKEVLKVHIDQEEFEKAAEVRDKVRSLEKRYEAQEGGEEL is encoded by the coding sequence TTGATTTGCCAAGAATGTCATCAAAGGCCTGCTACCCTGCACTTCACCAAAATCATCAATGGAATAAAGACTGAAGTCATGATTTGTGAGAAATGTGCTCAGGAAAAAGGTGAAATGTTCATGGATGCAGGTGGACCTGGTTTTTCAATAAATAATTTATTAGCAGGATTGTTGAATATGGAGTCGAATATTCAACAGACAAAGGCAAATGCATTTCCCAAAACGGAAGAGAGGCGTTGCCCGCATTGTCATCGATCTTATAAAGAATTTGTCCATATTGGTAAGTTTGGCTGTGCCGAATGTTATAAGACGTTCAATGAACAGTTAAATCCCATTTTAAAGAGGGTTCATAGCGGCAATACAGCACATATAGGGAAAATTCCAAAAAGGATTGGTGGCACCATATATCTTCGAAAGCAAATTTTGGATTTGAAAGAAGTTTTAAAGGTCCACATTGATCAAGAGGAGTTTGAGAAAGCGGCAGAGGTAAGAGATAAGGTTCGTTCCCTTGAAAAAAGGTATGAAGCACAAGAGGGAGGCGAGGAATTATGA
- a CDS encoding CtsR family transcriptional regulator: MRNISDVIETYLKQVLEISQKDILEIKRSEIADKFQCVPSQINYVINTRFTIERGYVVESKRGGGGYIRIMKVESQDSVQLINQLLSLIGSRVTQSMAEGVISRLMNEDVINEREAKIMMSVIDRSVIYIDLPDRDELRARILTAMLTTLKYK, from the coding sequence GTGAGAAACATATCTGATGTTATCGAAACTTATTTGAAGCAAGTACTTGAAATAAGTCAAAAAGATATCTTAGAGATTAAAAGAAGTGAAATAGCAGATAAATTTCAGTGTGTGCCTTCTCAAATCAATTACGTAATCAATACCAGGTTTACCATCGAGAGAGGTTATGTTGTAGAGAGTAAGCGTGGAGGCGGCGGTTATATACGCATCATGAAAGTCGAATCACAGGATTCCGTGCAACTTATCAACCAATTATTATCGCTTATTGGTTCCAGGGTAACTCAATCGATGGCTGAAGGAGTAATTTCAAGGCTGATGAATGAAGACGTCATTAATGAAAGAGAAGCAAAGATTATGATGAGCGTCATAGATAGATCGGTGATTTATATCGACCTACCTGACCGCGATGAGCTTAGGGCAAGAATTTTAACTGCGATGCTTACGACTTTAAAATATAAATGA